ACataatgaaataataaaataattataagtATAGCTTATGGAAAGATGTATATGGTGTAATGATAATGGTGATGATTTTCATGCAGGAAGCTAGGACTGGATTTTGCTTTGCTTTGGGTCCTTGGTTCTCTCCTTCTATATATACTGTCAGAAGAGAGCCACAGCCTTTTCTTTCaacttcttttccttttttcccCTTTTGTTCTCTTTTCTCACTTTCTTTCCCAAAACATGGACCGTACTTAGCTTAGTTAGTTCAATTCAGTTGAGAGCCAAGAGAATATAAGATAGAGATCAGAAAAAGAAAGCAGAAGCTAGAGCAACCAAACCATGTATGGTCCATCAATGGCTGGTCATGTTCTCCTGGCCTCACATTTGAATGTGAAAGCAACTTGATCCCAGACTCCAGATCGAGGGCTTTGGCTTCAAAAAAACTAAtcatggtgatgatgatgatgatgttgtcTCGGGGTTTTGGCATTGTTTTTATTCTCTActgagtttttcttttttgctttCGCTCTCGCGCTTATCCATGATGATCTGGGTTGTCAGGGTCAGGCCAGAATGAAGAGTACTTCATCCACTCTGCCTCTTGCGGGTTTGCCATGGATGATGACTCCTGCACCAAAACATATATTGCAAGCGTGCCACGATTAGGATCGACAAACCAATATTAttacctagctagctagctagggtttgCATATCATtatctagttttttttttctgcaaaACAAAGTTTTCTAACAGTAAATAAAGAGTCTGTACTTGAGTTCAGTCAAGATTTTAGTACTGATAGTCTGATAGTAAAGGAAAATAGTGGTAGTAAAGTTCACATGCATCTTAGCTTTAATTGTGTTCTTAACTTTGGTTTGAAATATTCAAGAGGCATAATTACGGCTTTACGGTCAGGTAACAAGAAAGATTATATTCTGTTGCTTAGCCTTAGATTAGAGCCTAGGTATGATTCTTTTGCTCTTTTACGAGAGGATTGTGAAACCATCCAAATCATTTACATGaaaacatataaaaattaaaagggtaaaagagaaaaaggaaacaaaagggtTTGGCTAGCTTCTGTCtttaatttaaattagtaATAAAGAAATCGGATGATTTTCTTGCTTTTGGTCCTTCCTAATCTTCAGCAaactctctttttctttctatcttttgtaATTAGCTAATGCTATTATGACAAACAAGAGCTCATGAAATTCAGAGTCAAAAAGTTTATATAAACTACTCACTTCTTTGACATTACTGGATGAAGTGCAGGCCATTATGAGCTCCTCCAAGCCAGATGCTGACCTCCCTCCCATCTGTTTatgatgttgttgttgctgctgttgctgttgttgttgttgctgctgctgctgctgtgttTTTGTATGCATTGAACAGAAAAATTAACCATCAAACTGAATAAGTACCCAGGTAATTAAGTAAGTTTGATGATAATGTCTTCATGGATTAAAAGGTAGAAAAAAATGTAATGTTTACAATCTAGCAGACAATAAAAGAACCATAACTGGATGAGATTTGACACATGCATGTACAACATGGTAGAGACACAATGGAGTTTAATTGTTTAACTGCTTAGCTATTGAGCTACAAAAAGGTCAAAAACCATCACATTAGATAATGTGATCGAGTACCGCTACAGATTTTATGTAATTAATTAGGAGTTTAATAAGCTTTGTTTAGAATAGAAGAAATAAATTGCAACAACAATTGAGAATAGTAACAATCAATGTGCAATATTATTATCGTATGTAAATATTAAGTCTATTTTAGTGCTTGACGAAGAAATTAGTAGCTAGGGTGAGTATTAATGGTACCTGGAAATGTTCGTTTTGGAGCATTATCGATCGGGATACATGGTAAGCGTCCTGATCGAGAATGATGGAGGTGGCGGAGTGATGAAGAGAAGGTGGGGAGATGATGGCGGAGATGGGGTGTGAAGGCCGACTGATGTGGAAGCTGGCCGCCGTTGCTATTTGTTGTTGCTGAAGTATTTGGCCATGCTGATGTTGCTGTTGCTCATGGTGTACTTGTTGTTGatgttggtgatgatgaaGCAGTTGATCATGTGCCACATGATGAAGCTGTTGTCTCTCATGCAGCTCTTCGCACGTGCCAGATGCAATACAGGGTTCCCTTGCCGTTGAAGCCTCGCCTATCCCCACCTGCAAATGGACATATTAAGAAGATTCGTCACCAAATCTGTTCTTGATCAACCACTATACATTTCCCCTCTTTTAACCAAGAAAGCTTGAATTTGGATCTAACTTCTCTAAAATGCCAGGTGCccttttatatttgatgagTGCAAACTATTTCTTGCTAACTGGAAGTGATAATTAAAATCAACTTATCAAGAGAGAGGTCCATGGTATATGCAGTCATATGCTGCGATTGCAAGCAATGTTGATATTGGTGCTCAGATGGGGATAGGAGAGGGTTAGCAAATGGATCCGAGATACATTAAGCAACATTACTGTCATTTTATCAAAGAAAGCAATGTTAATATCCGCCCTAGATCGGGACGATATGTATGTATCACTAATTAGAAAATTAGATGAATGTAGAATTTAAGCAGTTAATTAATCTAAATGCACGacggaatatatatatatatatatatatatatatacacacacacatacatatatgatGACAAGGAATAATGGTAAACTACCTCATCGAAGCTCTTTCTGAATGGGACAAAGCTGAAATCGTCCGACTTCAACTGATGAATGTCTATGGCACTGTAACTTGTTAATGGCTGAGCAACAACATTAACTTGTGCTGCTGCTGCCGACATTTGATCATGGTGATCTCGAAGATGAGTATTATGGGACACTATAATTTCCTTAGAAGAAGTACAGCTCCCACTACCACCACTATCTCTTCTCAAATCACTACTTCCTTCACCGGTTAAACTTGCACTTGCGGCACTTGTTCTCTCGGTCGACCAGTTGCACTGTCTCGGCTGCGTCTGATAGAATATCTTCGAAACCACAAGCtctccttctttctcctcCTCGTGCTGTCCCAGATGGTACTGGTGCATCACCCAGTTCGTCTTCTCCGGTTTTCGATTCTTCCCAAAGTTTGT
This genomic interval from Argentina anserina chromosome 1, drPotAnse1.1, whole genome shotgun sequence contains the following:
- the LOC126783318 gene encoding NAC domain-containing protein 75-like, with amino-acid sequence MNKSNIRSSDLIDAKLEEHQMCGSKQCPGCGHKLEGKPDWLGLPAGVKFDPTDQELIEHLEAKVEAKDTKSHPLIDEFIPTIEGEDGICYTHPEKLPGVTRDGLSRHFFHRPSKAYTTGTRKRRKIQTECDHLQAGGETRWHKTGKTRPVMVNGKQKGCKKILVLYTNFGKNRKPEKTNWVMHQYHLGQHEEEKEGELVVSKIFYQTQPRQCNWSTERTSAASASLTGEGSSDLRRDSGGSGSCTSSKEIIVSHNTHLRDHHDQMSAAAAQVNVVAQPLTSYSAIDIHQLKSDDFSFVPFRKSFDEVGIGEASTAREPCIASGTCEELHERQQLHHVAHDQLLHHHQHQQQVHHEQQQHQHGQILQQQQIATAASFHISRPSHPISAIISPPSLHHSATSIILDQDAYHVSRSIMLQNEHFQQQQQQQQQQQQQQQQHHKQMGGRSASGLEELIMACTSSSNVKEESSSMANPQEAEWMKYSSFWPDPDNPDHHG